Proteins encoded within one genomic window of Carassius gibelio isolate Cgi1373 ecotype wild population from Czech Republic chromosome A4, carGib1.2-hapl.c, whole genome shotgun sequence:
- the LOC127977711 gene encoding forkhead box protein M1 isoform X2, whose amino-acid sequence MRESPRRPIILKRRKLPFQKSESDVGCDEADGPRSKTTPTPSTARCFPDGIRMMDHPTMPDTQVVVIPKAADLQSVISALTAKGKECGPQGRNKFILLSGSTSLKEEKALGCLSTEPRDELEKVKRETECFPLDDSLTNIQWLGKMSSDGLGSESNQKCTNEDNPNDCPQSKAPEKEKDPLSERPPYSYMAMIQFAINSKKNRRMTLKEIYNWIEDHFPYFRNVAKPGWKNSIRHNLSLHDMFVRETSPDGKISYWTIRPEANRCLTLDQVYKPLVDPVTPTCPQITQVGFKQQQKRGPPELKKAIPATGGTERKMKPLLPRTDSYLVPIQLPLGQSLFLPSSSPASLAVPPHAHSSSTPSSSGASKRVRIAPKIDVSSVMLCASSSQDIKEEPVNVSMTPEVSAAPPPKTRHRENRSSRRKQRLVLPATEEPVLLYPDSTLFDSGVVSDVSTFQDTHDPEPQSTCKPDPDSPNREYAFKTPIKSSHPSSSTPSKLPTVLEPWRITPVGKGGVLDFSPIRTPSGPQLTPQRNEHTPFSFNSTPFKELALFSSPRELLTCSRPSPRRSTPTCSRELLQMGAANRSLTEGLVLDTMNDSLSKILVDISFPNLEDDDLCMANISWSQFIPELK is encoded by the exons ATGAGAGAGAGCCCGAGGAGACCCATCATCCTGAAGAGGAGGAAGCTGCCCTTTCAGAAGAGTGAATCTGATGTAGGGTGTGATGAGGCTGATGGGCCACGCTCCAAGACCACCCCGACCCCGTCCACCGCCCGCTGCTTCCCTGATGGCATCCGGATGATGGACCACCCCACCATGCCAGACACTCAGGTGGTGGTGATCCCGAAAGCAGCCGATCTGCAGAGCGTCATCAGTGCCCTGACGGCCAAAGGAAAGGAGTGTGGTCCTCAGGGCCGAAACAAGTTCATCCTGCTCAGTGGCAGCACCAGTTTGAAGGAGGAGAAAGCCCTCGGGTGTTTATCTACAGAACCTAGGGATGAGCTTGAGAAAG TGAAAAGGGAGACGGAGTGCTTCCCGCTGGATGATAGTCTGACAAACATCCAGTGGCTGGGAAAAATGAGCTCTGATGGGCTTGGATCAGAATCAAACCAAAAATGCACCAACGAAGACAATCCAAATGACTGTCCTCAG TCCAAAGCTCCAGAAAAGGAGAAGGACCCTCTGTCTGAGAGACCACCATATTCCTACATGGCTATGATCCAGTTTGCAATCAACAGCAAGAAGAACCGACGCATGACCCTGAAAGAAATTTACAATTGGATCGAAGACCACTTTCCGTACTTCAGAAATGTTGCCAAACCTGGATGGAAG aaTTCTATACGTCATAATCTCTCGCTGCATGACATGTTCGTCCGGGAGACGTCTCCTGATGGCAAGATCTCCTACTGGACGATCAGACCGGAAGCAAACCGCTGTCTCACTTTGGACCAGGTCTACAAG CCTTTGGTTGACCCAGTGACCCCCACTTGCCCTCAGATCACACAAGTTGGTTTCAAACAA CAACAGAAGAGAGGTCCTCCGGAGCTGAAGAAAGCCATACCCGCCACAGGTGGCACAG AGAGGAAGATGAAGCCGCTTCTGCCTCGGACGGACTCATACCTGGTTCCCATCCAGCTTCCTCTGGGTCAGTCACTCTTCCTGCCCTCCTCCAGTCCCGCGTCTCTCGCCGTTCCTCCACACGCTCACAGTTCCTCCACTCCCAGCTCCAGCGGTGCGAGCAAGCGGGTCCGGATTGCCCCTAAG ATTGACGTGAGCTCGGTCATGCTGTGTGCATCCAGCTCTCAGGATATAAAGGAGGAGCCTGTGAATGTGTCTATGACTCCAGAGGTGTCTGCGGCTCCGCCCCCCAAAACCAGACACAGAGAAAACCGCAGCTCCCGCCGAAAACAGCGTCTAGTCCTGCCAGCCACCGAGGAACCCGTCCTGCTCTACCCCGACAGCACTCTCTTTGACTCGGGCGTGGTCTCCGACGTCTCCACCTTCCAAGACACTCACGATCCGGAGCCCCAATCCACCTGTAAACCTGACCCCGACAGCCCAAACAGAGAATATGCTTTTAAAACGCCCATCAAGAGCAGCCACCCTTCCTCATCCACTCCCAGTAAGCTTCCCACAGTTCTGGAGCCCTGGAGGATCACTCCTGTCGGAAAGGGAGGCGTGCTGGACTTCAGCCCCATCCGTACGCCCAGCGGGCCACAGCTTACCCCACAACGGAACGAGCACACACCTTTCAGCTTCAACAGCACGCCTTTCAAAGAGCTGGCGCTCTTCAGCTCCCCTCGAGAGCTGCTCACCTGCTCCAGACCTTCTCCGAGACGCTCCACTCCGACCTGCTCCAGAGAGCTGTTGCAAATGGGTGCCGCCAACCGCTCTCTCACTGAAGGCCTCGTCCTGGATACCATGAACGACAGCCTGAGTAAAATCCTAGTGGATATCAGCTTCCCCAACCTGGAGGATGATGATCTCTGCATGGCAAACATCAGCTGGTCCCAATTTATCCCGGAGCTCAAGTGA
- the LOC127977711 gene encoding forkhead box protein M1 isoform X1 → MRESPRRPIILKRRKLPFQKSESDVGCDEADGPRSKTTPTPSTARCFPDGIRMMDHPTMPDTQVVVIPKAADLQSVISALTAKGKECGPQGRNKFILLSGSTSLKEEKALGCLSTEPRDELEKVKRETECFPLDDSLTNIQWLGKMSSDGLGSESNQKCTNEDNPNDCPQQSKAPEKEKDPLSERPPYSYMAMIQFAINSKKNRRMTLKEIYNWIEDHFPYFRNVAKPGWKNSIRHNLSLHDMFVRETSPDGKISYWTIRPEANRCLTLDQVYKPLVDPVTPTCPQITQVGFKQQQKRGPPELKKAIPATGGTERKMKPLLPRTDSYLVPIQLPLGQSLFLPSSSPASLAVPPHAHSSSTPSSSGASKRVRIAPKIDVSSVMLCASSSQDIKEEPVNVSMTPEVSAAPPPKTRHRENRSSRRKQRLVLPATEEPVLLYPDSTLFDSGVVSDVSTFQDTHDPEPQSTCKPDPDSPNREYAFKTPIKSSHPSSSTPSKLPTVLEPWRITPVGKGGVLDFSPIRTPSGPQLTPQRNEHTPFSFNSTPFKELALFSSPRELLTCSRPSPRRSTPTCSRELLQMGAANRSLTEGLVLDTMNDSLSKILVDISFPNLEDDDLCMANISWSQFIPELK, encoded by the exons ATGAGAGAGAGCCCGAGGAGACCCATCATCCTGAAGAGGAGGAAGCTGCCCTTTCAGAAGAGTGAATCTGATGTAGGGTGTGATGAGGCTGATGGGCCACGCTCCAAGACCACCCCGACCCCGTCCACCGCCCGCTGCTTCCCTGATGGCATCCGGATGATGGACCACCCCACCATGCCAGACACTCAGGTGGTGGTGATCCCGAAAGCAGCCGATCTGCAGAGCGTCATCAGTGCCCTGACGGCCAAAGGAAAGGAGTGTGGTCCTCAGGGCCGAAACAAGTTCATCCTGCTCAGTGGCAGCACCAGTTTGAAGGAGGAGAAAGCCCTCGGGTGTTTATCTACAGAACCTAGGGATGAGCTTGAGAAAG TGAAAAGGGAGACGGAGTGCTTCCCGCTGGATGATAGTCTGACAAACATCCAGTGGCTGGGAAAAATGAGCTCTGATGGGCTTGGATCAGAATCAAACCAAAAATGCACCAACGAAGACAATCCAAATGACTGTCCTCAG CAGTCCAAAGCTCCAGAAAAGGAGAAGGACCCTCTGTCTGAGAGACCACCATATTCCTACATGGCTATGATCCAGTTTGCAATCAACAGCAAGAAGAACCGACGCATGACCCTGAAAGAAATTTACAATTGGATCGAAGACCACTTTCCGTACTTCAGAAATGTTGCCAAACCTGGATGGAAG aaTTCTATACGTCATAATCTCTCGCTGCATGACATGTTCGTCCGGGAGACGTCTCCTGATGGCAAGATCTCCTACTGGACGATCAGACCGGAAGCAAACCGCTGTCTCACTTTGGACCAGGTCTACAAG CCTTTGGTTGACCCAGTGACCCCCACTTGCCCTCAGATCACACAAGTTGGTTTCAAACAA CAACAGAAGAGAGGTCCTCCGGAGCTGAAGAAAGCCATACCCGCCACAGGTGGCACAG AGAGGAAGATGAAGCCGCTTCTGCCTCGGACGGACTCATACCTGGTTCCCATCCAGCTTCCTCTGGGTCAGTCACTCTTCCTGCCCTCCTCCAGTCCCGCGTCTCTCGCCGTTCCTCCACACGCTCACAGTTCCTCCACTCCCAGCTCCAGCGGTGCGAGCAAGCGGGTCCGGATTGCCCCTAAG ATTGACGTGAGCTCGGTCATGCTGTGTGCATCCAGCTCTCAGGATATAAAGGAGGAGCCTGTGAATGTGTCTATGACTCCAGAGGTGTCTGCGGCTCCGCCCCCCAAAACCAGACACAGAGAAAACCGCAGCTCCCGCCGAAAACAGCGTCTAGTCCTGCCAGCCACCGAGGAACCCGTCCTGCTCTACCCCGACAGCACTCTCTTTGACTCGGGCGTGGTCTCCGACGTCTCCACCTTCCAAGACACTCACGATCCGGAGCCCCAATCCACCTGTAAACCTGACCCCGACAGCCCAAACAGAGAATATGCTTTTAAAACGCCCATCAAGAGCAGCCACCCTTCCTCATCCACTCCCAGTAAGCTTCCCACAGTTCTGGAGCCCTGGAGGATCACTCCTGTCGGAAAGGGAGGCGTGCTGGACTTCAGCCCCATCCGTACGCCCAGCGGGCCACAGCTTACCCCACAACGGAACGAGCACACACCTTTCAGCTTCAACAGCACGCCTTTCAAAGAGCTGGCGCTCTTCAGCTCCCCTCGAGAGCTGCTCACCTGCTCCAGACCTTCTCCGAGACGCTCCACTCCGACCTGCTCCAGAGAGCTGTTGCAAATGGGTGCCGCCAACCGCTCTCTCACTGAAGGCCTCGTCCTGGATACCATGAACGACAGCCTGAGTAAAATCCTAGTGGATATCAGCTTCCCCAACCTGGAGGATGATGATCTCTGCATGGCAAACATCAGCTGGTCCCAATTTATCCCGGAGCTCAAGTGA
- the LOC127977720 gene encoding cystine/glutamate transporter, producing MRVSKRESATDEGTDKTVKDDAVHLRRRIGLLPSISFIIGTVVGSGIFIAPKGVLMNSGSVGLSLLVWTLCGILSTFGALCYAELGTSFRKSGGHYTYLLETLGPLPAFLRLWTEFIFIRPAVATYVSLAFGQYVVEPLFMPCAAPTALVKIVSMLGVTFVVAMNCWSVSMAARTQVLLTFIKMFALILIIIPGIMALVNGKTENFQNAFDSDSLTLTKLPLAFYSGLYAYGGWFYLNFITEEVIDPNRTIPLAIIFSMVTVTVCYVLVNVAYYTMMTANELLMSDAVAVTFASRALQGIAPAIPVLVALSCLGALNGGFFGSPRMLFVGAREGHFPAIFSMIHIRRQTPLPAVLFLYPLVIIMMARGEIFQLINFASFSRWLFIALATLGMIIHRYRFPDHPRPFKVPLAIAVVFTIVCFFIVGLSLYSDPWNTGGSCALTLSGVPVYYLTVKKSYIPERWKKAFNYISLQLQIFLEVAQQEVQTY from the exons ATGAGGGTTTCTAAAAGAGAGTCGGCCACTGATGAAGGTACTGACAAAACAGTGAAAGACGATGCAGTTCATCTCAGGAGGAGGATAGGCCTGTTGCCATCAATTTCTTTCATCATTGGCACGGTGGTGGGCAGCGGCATCTTTATTGCTCCCAAAGGCGTGTTGATGAATTCGGGCAGTGTGGGATTGTCCCTGCTGGTCTGGACTCTGTGTGGCATCCTCTCCACTTTTG GTGCTTTATGCTATGCTGAGTTGGGAACAAGCTTTAGAAAATCAGGCGGTCATTACACCTACCTGTTGGAGACCCTGGGACCCCTGCCTGCCTTCCTGCGACTGTGGACTGAGTTCATAttcatcag ACCTGCAGTGGCCACGTACGTGTCTCTGGCTTTTGGTCAGTATGTAGTGGAGCCGTTATTCATGCCGTGTGCTGCTCCAACAGCTCTGGTCAAAATCGTCAGCATGCTGGGAGTCA CGTTTGTGGTGGCAATGAACTGCTGGAGTGTGTCAATGGCAGCACGTACACAGGTCTTGCTGACCTTCATCAAGATGTTTGCTCTGATTCTGATCATCATCCCAGGCATCATGGCTCTGGTCAATG GGAAAACTGAAAATTTCCAGAATGCCTTTGACTCAGATTCTTTAACTCTGACCAAACTTCCTTTGGCCTTTTACTCAGGTCTTTACGCATATGGCGGATG gttttatttaaatttcataacGGAAGAGGTAATTGACCCAAACAG AACCATCCCATTGGCTATCATTTTCTCCATGGTGACTGTTACCGTGTGTTACGTGCTGGTCAATGTGGCTTACTACACCATGATGACTGCAAATGAGTTACTGATGTCAGATGCCGTGGCAGTG ACATTTGCAAGTCGGGCTCTGCAGGGTATAGCTCCAGCAATACCAGTATTAGTTGCTCTTTCTTGCCTTGGAGCTCTTAATGGAGGATTTTTTGGTTCACCCAG GATGTTGTTCGTAGGAGCAAGAGAGGGTCACTTCCCGGCTATCTTCTCCATGATCCATATCCGCAGACAAACTCCACTGCCAGCTGTGCTATTTCTG TATCCTCTGGTGATCATCATGATGGCAAGAGGAGAGATCTTTCAACTGATCAACTTTGCATCCTTCTCTCGTTGGCTCTTCATCGCCTTGGCCACCTTGGGAATGATCATCCACCGCTACAGATTTCCAGATCATCCCAGACCATTCAAG GTCCCTCTAGCAATTGCGGTGGTCTTTACCATAGTGTGTTTCTTCATCGTGGGCCTGTCATTGTATTCGGACCCCTGGAATACAGGCGGCAGCTGTGCCCTCACATTATCAGGTGTACCTGTGTATTACCTGACAGTCAAGAAGTCATACATACCTGAACGCTGGAAAAAAGCCTTCA ATTATATAAGCCTACAGCTGCAGATATTCCTGGAAGTGGCTCAGCAGGAAGTTCAGACCTACTGA
- the LOC127977724 gene encoding phosphoacetylglucosamine mutase-like yields the protein MAQFEKVSQKSKVHPKPEGLTLQYGTAGFRTHATHLDHIMFRMGLLATLRSKKTKSTIGVMVTASHNPEEDNGVKLIDPMGEMVTVVWEGYATQLANAEQDSLLKELKDIIKKEDIDMSEPASVYVGKDTRPSSESLSQAVLDGVSSLGGKTHDYGLVTTPQLHYMVCCCNTNGCYGSPTIEGYYQKLSQAFLQLTQNALNRTDDQKRLLVDGANGIGALKMREMEPFLRSELQVVLSNDGSSGKLNHMCGADYVKVQQKAPQGMNMGVGERCCSFDGDADRIVYYYTDSKGCFHLLDGDKIATLISTYLKELLTQAELNLQIAVVQTAYANGSSTRYLEDVMKVTVCCTKTGVKHLHHAAQEFDIGVYFEANGHGTVLFSKAAQKQIQELMKDPNTNDERKRAVKLLESTINLINQTVGDAISDMLVIEAVLAIRGMSAQDWDAIYTDLPNRQLKVTVSDRRVIDTTDAERRAVSPEGLQDTIDTLVKKYKSARSFVRPSGTEDVVRVYAEADTQESADSLAHEVSLAVYRLAGGIGDEPKPLH from the exons ATGGCTCAGTTTGAGAAAGTATCTCAGAAGTCCAAGGTGCATCCGAAGCCGGAGGGCCTGACGTTGCAGTATGGCACAGCTGGATTCCGCACTCATGCCACACATCTGGATCACATCATGTTCCGCATGGGGCTGCTGGCAACTTTGAGGTCCAAAAAAACGAAATCCACCATTGGAGTCATGGTGACTGCCTCCCATAACCCAGAG GAGGACAATGGGGTAAAGCTAATTGACCCCATGGGGGAGATGGTGACAGTGGTGTGGGAGGGATACGCCACACAGCTCGCTAACGCTGAGCAGGACTCTCTTCTCAAAGAGCTGAAGGACATTATTAAGAAAGAGGACATCGACATGAGTGAGCCTGCAAGCGTCTACGTCGGCAAAGACACCAG ACCAAGCAGTGAGAGTCTCTCTCAGGCTGTATTGGATGGAGTTTCCAGTTTGGGAGGCAAAACTCATG ACTATGGTCTGGTCACCACTCCCCAGCTGCATTATATGGTGTGCTGTTGCAACACCAATGGCTGCTACGGCAGTCCCACTATTGAGGGCTACTACCAAAAACTCTCACAGGCTTTCCTTCAGCTCACTCAGAat GCCTTAAACCGCACCGACGATCAGAAGAGGCTATTGGTGGATGGAGCCAACGGCATCGGCGCATTGAAGATGAGAGAAATGGAGCCGTTTCTTCGCTCCGAGCTGCAGGTGGTGCTTTCGAATGACGGCAGTAGTGGGAAACTCAACCACATGTGTGGAGCAGATTACGTCAAAGTGCAGCAGAAAGCGCCTCAAG GTATGAATATGGGAGTAGGTGAGCGCTGCTGCTCGTTCGATGGTGATGCCGATCGCATTGTTTACTACTACACCGACTCTAAAGGCTGCTTCCATCTGCTGGACGGAGACAAGATCGCTACTCTCATCAGCACGTACCTCAAAGAGCTGCTCACACAG GCAGAGTTGAATTTACAGATTGCTGTTGTTCAGACAGCATATGCTAATGGGAGCTCAACTCGCTATTTGGAGGATGTCATGAAG GTCACAGTATGCTGTACGAAAACAGGAGTTAAGCACCTACATCACGCAGCGCAGGAATTTGATATTGGAGTGTATTTTGAGGCAAATGGACATGGAACT GTTTTGTTCAGCAAAGCTGCACAGAAACAGATTCAGGAGCTGATGAAAGACCCGAACACAAATGATGAGAGAAAACGAGCGGTGAAACTCCTGGAGAGCACCATCAATCTGATCAACCAG ACGGTGGGAGACGCGATATCAGATATGCTAGTGATTGAAGCAGTGTTGGCCATCAGAGGGATGTCTGCACAAGACTGGGACGCTATTTACACAGACCTGCCCAACCGCCAGCTAAAAGTCACG GTGTCAGACCGGCGTGTCATAGATACGACAGACGCAGAGAGGAGGGCTGTGAGTCCAGAGGGGCTGCAGGACACCATCGACACGCTTGTCAAGAAATACAAAAGCGCTCGGTCTTTCGTTAGACCGTCTGGAACTGAAGATGTGGTCAGGGTCTATGCCGAGGCTGACACACAG GAAAGTGCTGATAGTCTGGCTCATGAGGTCAGCCTGGCTGTGTATCGTCTTGCTGGAGGAATCGGAGACGAGCCAAAACCTCTGCACTAA
- the LOC127970417 gene encoding glial fibrillary acidic protein isoform X1: MRSPAFSVSEFLDSFRCREFHYIRLAVFIRKAHSSIFIAVKLFALARQIVEWRVRLCVRLRFDIPRPDSRYKAPSSMSAGTTLLEHLWRRARNYSFTMSHSPERLSSYRRHFEGGLTSSTLQVRVSSPSPTRGAARHRSASYTRRGTMGRRARSGSRKSRMTSSVSMGTLCLGMGLGVAGGALDLDAAAAENQAFLSTRTSERKEMVTLNDRLAVYIEKVRSLEQSNKLLETEIEGIKSHHVKPSGLRLLYEDQLRELRRIADQMKVQRDLAVAAKDAMAGQLEMLKVKYEEALEARKKAELEIETFRPDVDAATSARIALEKRLENLEVELEFLQRIHKKEIEELMAQIYGSVAKVDVAFSLPDLASALKQIQAQYDSIAAQNLQEMDAWYKAKFQDLNKATSRHVDTVRSIREELTAYKREIQNKQRELDALKNRNEALLLQIQEAQERHKKEEEGLQIRIETLKEELKSIKGKIGLLLREYQELLNIKMSLEIEITTYRKLIEGEDSRLSSMVSGLSLMSVSAGRVSSVSGAISEAVSSAASEKMLSSSTIVDHNHHESVEEFTHEQAVEMTERKTVLIRTVKTDEGMFERDTQERTITISGAAEEND, encoded by the exons ATGAGGTCACCAGCATTTTCAGTCTCGGAGTTTTTAGACAGTTTCAGATGCAGAGAATTTCATTATATCAGGCTTGCCGTCTTCATTAGGAAAGCTCACTCGTCTATTTTTATCGCGGTAAAGCTCTTCGCACTGGCCCGTCAGATAGTTGAGTGGAGGGTTCGACTCTGTGTCAGACTGAGGTTCGACATTCCTCGCCCGGACAGCAGGTATAAAGCTCCATCATCCATGAGCGCAGGCACAACGCTTCTGGAGCATCTCTGGAGACGTGCGAGGAACTACAGCTTCACCATGAGTCACAGTCCAGAAAGATTGTCCTCTTACCGCCGTCACTTTGAGGGTGGCCTGACCTCTTCCACGCTTCAGGTCCGGGTCTCCAGCCCTTCGCCCACCCGTGGAGCCGCGCGCCACCGCTCCGCCAGCTACACCCGCAGGGGCACTATGGGGCGCAGGGCGCGCTCCGGATCCCGCAAATCACGCATGACCAG CAGCGTGAGTATGGGAACGCTGTGTCTGGGCATGGGTTTGGGGGTAGCTGGGGGTGCGCTGGATCTGGACGCTGCAGCCGCTGAGAACCAGGCTTTCCTCAGCACACGCACCAGTGAGAGAAAGGAGATGGTCACCCTCAATGACCGTCTGGCTGTATATATTGAGAAG GTACGCTCTCTGGAGCAGAGCAACAAGCTGCTGGAGACAGAAATTGagggcatcaagagccaccatgTGAAGCCGTCTGGACTTCGACTGCTCTATGAGGACCAGCTGAGGGAGCTGAGGAGGATTGCTGACCAGATGAAAGTCCAGCGG GACCTGGCAGTAGCAGCAAAGGATGCCATGGCAGGTCAGCTGGAGATGCTGAAGGTGAAATACGAGGAGGCTTTGGAGGCCAGGAAAAAGGCAGAGCTTGAAATTGAAACCTTCAGACCG GATGTGGACGCAGCCACATCCGCCCGAATTGCCTTGGAAAAACGACTGGAAAACCTGGAAGTGGAGCTTGAGTTCCTGCAGAGGATTCACAAAAAG GAAATCGAGGAGTTGATGGCTCAGATTTATGGATCTGTGGCTAAAGTAGATGTGGCCTTCTCTTTGCCCGATCTGGCATCCGCCCTCAAACAGATCCAGGCTCAATATGACAGTATCGCTGCCCAAAACCTGCAG GAGATGGACGCTTGGTATAAAGCAAAGTTTCAAGATCTAAACAAAGCTACATCACGGCATGTGGACACAGTGAGGAGCATCAGAGAGGAACTCACAGCTTACAAGAGAGAG attcAGAATAAACAGAGAGAGCTGGACGCTCTAAAAAACAGGAATGAAGCACTGCTGCTACAGATCCAGGAAGCACAGGAGAGAcacaagaaagaggaggagggaCTACAG ATCCGTATCGAGACTTTAAAGGAGGAACTGAAGTCTATTAAAGGGAAGATTGGGCTGCTGCTGAGAGAATATCAGGAACTGCTCAACATTAAGATGTCGCTGGAGATTGAAATCACCACATACAG GAAGCTGATAGAGGGAGAAGACAGTCGCTTGTCCAGTATGGTGAGTGGACTGTCTCTCATGAGCGTGAGTGCAGGAAGGGTCAGCAGTGTTTCTGGGGCGATCAGTGAAGCGGTGAGCTCAGCCGCCTCAGAGAAGATGCTCTCCAGCAGCACAATAGTCGACCACAACCATCACGAGTCTGTGGAGGAGTTCACTCACGAGCAGGCTGTGGAGATGACCGAGAGGAAGACCGTTCTCATTAG AACAGTTAAGACAGATGAGGGCATGTTTGAAAGGGACACCCAAGAACGTACCATCACTATCTCTGGCGCCGCAGAAGAGAACGATTGA
- the LOC127970417 gene encoding glial fibrillary acidic protein isoform X2, with protein sequence MRSPAFSVSEFLDSFRCREFHYIRLAVFIRKAHSSIFIAVKLFALARQIVEWRVRLCVRLRFDIPRPDSRYKAPSSMSAGTTLLEHLWRRARNYSFTMSHSPERLSSYRRHFEGGLTSSTLQVRVSSPSPTRGAARHRSASYTRRGTMGRRARSGSRKSRMTSSVSMGTLCLGMGLGVAGGALDLDAAAAENQAFLSTRTSERKEMVTLNDRLAVYIEKVRSLEQSNKLLETEIEGIKSHHVKPSGLRLLYEDQLRELRRIADQMKVQRDLAVAAKDAMAGQLEMLKVKYEEALEARKKAELEIETFRPDVDAATSARIALEKRLENLEVELEFLQRIHKKEIEELMAQIYGSVAKVDVAFSLPDLASALKQIQAQYDSIAAQNLQEMDAWYKAKFQDLNKATSRHVDTVRSIREELTAYKREIQNKQRELDALKNRNEALLLQIQEAQERHKKEEEGLQIRIETLKEELKSIKGKIGLLLREYQELLNIKMSLEIEITTYRKLIEGEDSRLSSMVSGLSLMSVSAGRVSSVSGAISEAVSSAASEKMLSSSTIVDHNHHESVEEFTHEQAVEMTERKTVLIS encoded by the exons ATGAGGTCACCAGCATTTTCAGTCTCGGAGTTTTTAGACAGTTTCAGATGCAGAGAATTTCATTATATCAGGCTTGCCGTCTTCATTAGGAAAGCTCACTCGTCTATTTTTATCGCGGTAAAGCTCTTCGCACTGGCCCGTCAGATAGTTGAGTGGAGGGTTCGACTCTGTGTCAGACTGAGGTTCGACATTCCTCGCCCGGACAGCAGGTATAAAGCTCCATCATCCATGAGCGCAGGCACAACGCTTCTGGAGCATCTCTGGAGACGTGCGAGGAACTACAGCTTCACCATGAGTCACAGTCCAGAAAGATTGTCCTCTTACCGCCGTCACTTTGAGGGTGGCCTGACCTCTTCCACGCTTCAGGTCCGGGTCTCCAGCCCTTCGCCCACCCGTGGAGCCGCGCGCCACCGCTCCGCCAGCTACACCCGCAGGGGCACTATGGGGCGCAGGGCGCGCTCCGGATCCCGCAAATCACGCATGACCAG CAGCGTGAGTATGGGAACGCTGTGTCTGGGCATGGGTTTGGGGGTAGCTGGGGGTGCGCTGGATCTGGACGCTGCAGCCGCTGAGAACCAGGCTTTCCTCAGCACACGCACCAGTGAGAGAAAGGAGATGGTCACCCTCAATGACCGTCTGGCTGTATATATTGAGAAG GTACGCTCTCTGGAGCAGAGCAACAAGCTGCTGGAGACAGAAATTGagggcatcaagagccaccatgTGAAGCCGTCTGGACTTCGACTGCTCTATGAGGACCAGCTGAGGGAGCTGAGGAGGATTGCTGACCAGATGAAAGTCCAGCGG GACCTGGCAGTAGCAGCAAAGGATGCCATGGCAGGTCAGCTGGAGATGCTGAAGGTGAAATACGAGGAGGCTTTGGAGGCCAGGAAAAAGGCAGAGCTTGAAATTGAAACCTTCAGACCG GATGTGGACGCAGCCACATCCGCCCGAATTGCCTTGGAAAAACGACTGGAAAACCTGGAAGTGGAGCTTGAGTTCCTGCAGAGGATTCACAAAAAG GAAATCGAGGAGTTGATGGCTCAGATTTATGGATCTGTGGCTAAAGTAGATGTGGCCTTCTCTTTGCCCGATCTGGCATCCGCCCTCAAACAGATCCAGGCTCAATATGACAGTATCGCTGCCCAAAACCTGCAG GAGATGGACGCTTGGTATAAAGCAAAGTTTCAAGATCTAAACAAAGCTACATCACGGCATGTGGACACAGTGAGGAGCATCAGAGAGGAACTCACAGCTTACAAGAGAGAG attcAGAATAAACAGAGAGAGCTGGACGCTCTAAAAAACAGGAATGAAGCACTGCTGCTACAGATCCAGGAAGCACAGGAGAGAcacaagaaagaggaggagggaCTACAG ATCCGTATCGAGACTTTAAAGGAGGAACTGAAGTCTATTAAAGGGAAGATTGGGCTGCTGCTGAGAGAATATCAGGAACTGCTCAACATTAAGATGTCGCTGGAGATTGAAATCACCACATACAG GAAGCTGATAGAGGGAGAAGACAGTCGCTTGTCCAGTATGGTGAGTGGACTGTCTCTCATGAGCGTGAGTGCAGGAAGGGTCAGCAGTGTTTCTGGGGCGATCAGTGAAGCGGTGAGCTCAGCCGCCTCAGAGAAGATGCTCTCCAGCAGCACAATAGTCGACCACAACCATCACGAGTCTGTGGAGGAGTTCACTCACGAGCAGGCTGTGGAGATGACCGAGAGGAAGACCGTTCTCATTAG TTAA